The Halobacterium litoreum genome includes a region encoding these proteins:
- a CDS encoding anthranilate synthase component II encodes MTRVLVVDNYDSFAYNLVQYLGEHADVTVRRNDAIDAEGIRELDPDGVVVSPGPGTPDDAGVSVPVFRDLDYPTLGVCLGHQALCAANGATVEHAPSVVHGKPSTVRHDGRGVFSGLPDRVQTGRYHSLSVPEADLPDDLEPTAWTDDGVVMAVRHRDRPHAGVQFHPESILTPHGKQMIRSFLDTCSTT; translated from the coding sequence GTGACCCGCGTCCTCGTCGTCGACAACTACGACTCCTTCGCGTACAACCTCGTCCAGTACCTCGGCGAGCACGCCGACGTGACCGTCCGCCGGAACGACGCAATCGACGCCGAGGGAATCCGCGAACTCGACCCGGACGGCGTCGTCGTCTCGCCCGGCCCCGGCACGCCCGACGACGCGGGCGTCTCCGTTCCGGTGTTCCGCGACCTCGACTACCCGACGCTCGGCGTCTGTCTCGGCCACCAGGCGCTCTGTGCCGCCAACGGCGCGACCGTCGAGCACGCGCCGTCGGTCGTCCACGGCAAGCCCTCGACGGTGCGCCACGACGGCCGCGGCGTCTTCTCGGGACTCCCCGACCGCGTGCAGACCGGTCGCTATCACTCGCTGTCAGTTCCGGAAGCCGACCTCCCGGACGACCTCGAACCGACCGCGTGGACCGACGACGGCGTCGTCATGGCGGTCCGGCACCGCGACCGCCCGCACGCCGGCGTCCAGTTCCACCCGGAGAGCATCCTCACACCGCACGGCAAACAGATGATTCGCAGCTTCCTCGATACATGCAGTACCACGTAA
- a CDS encoding aminotransferase class IV, whose protein sequence is MQYHVNGDLVDESDATVSVRDRGFQYGDAAFETLRAYGGQTFAWPAHANRLSATCDALGIDHGLSDRDLRSRVHETLAANDLADAYVRLSITRGVQSGRLAPDDDTDPSVVVVVEPLPRGGVDGERIWDVPATARTTDVQAVPDTCVPSVAKTHNYLPGVLARIDAGDADEALLVDDDGHVTEGTTSNVFFVDDGVLHTPSLDLDVLPGITRWAVLEIARDAGIPVEEGHYEPEAFYDADEVFFTNTTWEVRPVAELDDATYTTCRVGAALARQFAREVEKRHY, encoded by the coding sequence ATGCAGTACCACGTAAACGGCGACCTCGTGGACGAGTCGGACGCCACCGTGAGCGTCCGCGACCGCGGGTTCCAGTACGGCGACGCGGCGTTCGAGACACTCCGTGCGTACGGCGGGCAGACGTTCGCGTGGCCGGCGCACGCGAACCGCCTGAGCGCCACCTGTGACGCGCTCGGCATCGACCACGGGCTCTCGGACCGCGACCTCCGGAGTCGCGTCCACGAGACGCTCGCCGCCAACGACCTCGCGGACGCCTACGTCCGACTGTCGATTACGCGGGGCGTCCAGTCGGGCCGGCTCGCGCCCGACGACGACACCGACCCGTCGGTCGTCGTCGTGGTCGAACCGCTCCCGCGCGGCGGCGTCGACGGCGAACGCATCTGGGACGTCCCCGCGACGGCTCGCACGACCGACGTGCAGGCCGTCCCGGACACCTGCGTCCCGTCGGTCGCCAAGACCCACAACTACCTGCCGGGAGTCCTCGCGCGTATCGACGCCGGCGACGCCGACGAAGCCCTGCTCGTGGACGACGACGGCCACGTCACCGAGGGCACCACGAGCAACGTCTTCTTCGTCGACGACGGCGTCCTCCACACGCCGAGTCTCGACCTCGACGTCCTCCCCGGCATCACGCGCTGGGCGGTCCTCGAAATCGCCCGCGACGCCGGCATCCCCGTCGAGGAGGGACACTACGAACCCGAGGCGTTCTACGACGCCGACGAGGTGTTTTTCACGAACACCACGTGGGAGGTTCGACCGGTCGCGGAACTCGACGACGCCACCTACACCACGTGTCGGGTCGGCGCCGCGCTCGCCCGCCAGTTCGCGCGCGAAGTCGAGAAACGTCACTACTGA
- a CDS encoding Rieske (2Fe-2S) protein, with protein sequence MGADRIADVDDVPADDSFLFTVENGDGDEKEAILVELSDGAIVGWLNYCMHWTDVNLDTGDGAVRDGELVCRKHAATFEADSGVCTHGPCEGARLDPVEVDVRDGVVYLADPDYEFVRTGVDDGDPADLSTSPGSRIGF encoded by the coding sequence ATGGGAGCCGACCGAATCGCCGACGTCGACGACGTGCCCGCAGACGACAGTTTTCTATTCACAGTCGAGAACGGTGACGGCGACGAGAAGGAAGCGATTCTCGTCGAACTGTCAGACGGCGCAATCGTCGGCTGGCTGAACTACTGCATGCACTGGACTGACGTGAACCTCGACACCGGCGACGGCGCCGTCCGGGACGGCGAACTCGTCTGCCGGAAACACGCCGCCACCTTCGAGGCGGACTCGGGGGTCTGCACGCACGGCCCCTGCGAGGGCGCGCGCCTCGACCCCGTGGAAGTCGACGTGCGCGACGGTGTCGTTTACCTCGCCGACCCCGACTACGAGTTCGTGCGAACTGGCGTCGACGACGGCGACCCCGCCGACCTCTCCACGTCCCCCGGTTCTCGAATCGGATTCTGA
- a CDS encoding sugar phosphate nucleotidyltransferase, giving the protein MKAVVLAGGYATRLWPITKHRPKMFLPVGDTTVIDRIFAELEADDRIDEVFVSTNERFADDFRDHLADSDFEKPTLTVEDTTEEDEKFGVVGALAQLVDRENVDDDLVVIAGDNLISFDISDFVDFFEAKDTPTIAAYDVGSFERAKSYGLVDLDGDEVVDFQEKPDDPKSTLVSIACYAFPRDTVPDLQTYLDEGENPDEPGWFIQWLQSRQSVHAYTFEGAWYDIGTPESYLDAVAWTLDGDNVVSDDATVENTTLGDNVYVMGNAELVNSSVDNSIIFPDATLHDCDVRDSIIDEQTKLEDIDFSGALIGAHTTIENGR; this is encoded by the coding sequence ATGAAAGCCGTCGTCCTCGCCGGCGGGTACGCGACGCGACTGTGGCCCATCACGAAACATCGCCCGAAGATGTTTCTCCCCGTGGGCGACACCACCGTCATCGACCGCATCTTCGCCGAGCTGGAAGCCGATGACCGCATCGACGAGGTGTTCGTCTCCACGAACGAGCGGTTCGCCGACGACTTCCGCGACCACCTCGCGGACAGCGACTTCGAGAAACCCACGCTGACCGTCGAAGACACCACCGAAGAAGACGAGAAGTTCGGTGTCGTCGGCGCGCTCGCCCAGCTCGTCGACCGCGAGAACGTCGACGACGACCTCGTCGTCATCGCCGGCGACAACCTCATCTCCTTCGACATCTCCGACTTCGTCGACTTCTTCGAAGCCAAGGACACCCCGACCATCGCCGCCTACGACGTCGGGAGCTTCGAGCGCGCGAAGTCCTACGGCCTCGTCGACCTCGACGGCGACGAAGTCGTCGACTTCCAGGAGAAACCCGACGACCCCAAGAGCACGCTCGTCTCCATCGCCTGCTACGCCTTCCCCCGCGACACCGTCCCCGACCTCCAGACGTACCTCGACGAAGGCGAGAACCCCGACGAACCCGGCTGGTTCATCCAGTGGCTCCAATCCCGCCAATCGGTCCACGCCTACACCTTCGAAGGCGCGTGGTACGACATCGGCACCCCCGAATCCTATCTCGACGCCGTCGCGTGGACCCTCGACGGCGACAACGTCGTCAGCGACGACGCAACCGTCGAAAACACCACGCTCGGCGACAACGTCTACGTCATGGGGAACGCCGAACTCGTCAACTCCAGCGTCGACAACTCCATCATCTTCCCCGACGCCACCCTCCACGACTGCGACGTCCGCGACTCAATCATCGACGAACAGACCAAACTCGAAGA
- a CDS encoding transcriptional regulator: MDDKTTRERILDALRETPRTPSALAEEFGVARGTALTHVRHLSESLDGTDETLLVRPPACKSCGFEDFDDPVNVPSRCPECKHEGIEEPAFVVEAV; encoded by the coding sequence ATGGACGACAAGACGACCCGCGAGCGAATCCTCGACGCGCTCCGTGAGACGCCGCGGACGCCGAGCGCGCTCGCCGAGGAGTTCGGCGTCGCCCGCGGTACAGCGTTGACGCACGTCCGACACCTCTCGGAGTCGCTGGACGGCACCGACGAGACGCTGTTGGTGCGGCCGCCGGCGTGCAAGTCGTGTGGGTTCGAGGACTTCGACGACCCGGTGAACGTGCCGTCGCGGTGCCCGGAGTGCAAACACGAGGGCATCGAGGAGCCGGCGTTCGTCGTGGAGGCGGTCTGA